The genome window AAAGAACACTTTGCATTAGTTCTAAAAAGCGATTATAAGAAACTGTATTAGGAAATTCATTTTGCATATGCTTTTGGACATAAAAAATGTAATAATGCTTGAAACAGCGAAAACCACTCAAATGAAAAAGTAAATAAATTGTAATTACTTCTGATTTTGACATAATCGAAGGACGTTTGGAAGGTTTTCCTAGCAGAAAAGACTGTGTGGTTTTATCAAAATCTTTGCAAAATTCATCAACAATAGAAAAAATATCTGTAATTTTATCAAAACAAATCATAAGGTAGAGTTTAGTTAAATATTTAATTGTCAGAAATTTAAATATACTAAATTTTACCTTTTTCTACAAAATTTTCAACCAAAATTATTAATCGAGTTCAGGTTTTTAGATTTTTTTTCTAAAATATCTTCTGAATCTTTGCTTGAGCTTTAATATTATGAATGTAATTGAAGCTATGTGGAAAAGAAAGATATCTGGGTGTGTATTAAATATTTGGATGATGTAACGGTTTTTTAAATCAAACTATTGGTAACGAGATGTAGATAATTCTATTTTAGAGCTATTCAGGTCTATGCGAATTTCTGTAATTTGTGGCAAAATATCTGCTGTTGCCGTCATGTTGATTAGTTAGTAGTAAATTAAAACCATTAAATTTGTACCTTTGAACCTAATTTATTTAAATATTTAACTGAGGAACAACAGTATTATTTTTGAAAAAGCAAATAGTTCTAGTTACTGGAAAATCAACAAAAGCGGTCAATTAATAAATGATAGATATACAAACAAATATTAAAAAGAAGGTATGTGTTGTAATACCCATTTACAGCATTGATTTATCGGAATACGAATTAATATCATTAAAACAATGTTTTAAGCAATTAGGGGACTATGATATTTTTGTAGTAAAACCAGAAAGCCTTTCAATTGATTCTCAAATATTAAATGAGTTTATTTTTTTTGTTAAATCTTTTGAAAATCATTATTTTAAAAATATTTTAGGATATAATGAACTCATGTTATCCGATTTTTTTTACAAAGAATTTTTAGATTATGAATACTTGCTGATCTGTCAGCTTGATGCGTTTGTATTCATCAATCAATTGGAATATTGGTGTAATAAAAATTACGATTACATAGGTTCTCCTTGGATAAAGACTTTTTTTAAAAATAAATCAGTTAACAATTTTTACAATTTTATTTCTACTTTTTATTCGAAAAAGAAAAAGGATCGAAATAGAATATTTTTCAATGTTGGGAACGGCGGTTTCTCACTGCGTAAGGTTAGTGTTTTTTATACTATCAGTAAGGAGAATAAAGAATATATAACTAATCTGTTAGCTGATAAAAAAGGAAGCTTAGACTCAATTGAAGATGTTTTTTGGTCTTTTAAAGCGAAAGATTTTTATGAAAATTTCAATATTCCTCATTATCAAGAAGCATTGAAATTTTGCATTGATAGAAAACCAAAGCTTTCAATTCAATTGAATAATAATGAATTGCCATTTGCCTGCCATGGTTTTAATAAACGGAAAGTTGTATCTTATTGGATGCCAATAATCAAATCTAAAATTAATAATGACTAATTTTTTAATTAATAAAGATTTTAAATCTTG of Flavobacterium marginilacus contains these proteins:
- a CDS encoding DUF5672 family protein, with the protein product MIDIQTNIKKKVCVVIPIYSIDLSEYELISLKQCFKQLGDYDIFVVKPESLSIDSQILNEFIFFVKSFENHYFKNILGYNELMLSDFFYKEFLDYEYLLICQLDAFVFINQLEYWCNKNYDYIGSPWIKTFFKNKSVNNFYNFISTFYSKKKKDRNRIFFNVGNGGFSLRKVSVFYTISKENKEYITNLLADKKGSLDSIEDVFWSFKAKDFYENFNIPHYQEALKFCIDRKPKLSIQLNNNELPFACHGFNKRKVVSYWMPIIKSKINND